From a region of the Candidatus Brocadia sp. genome:
- a CDS encoding very short patch repair endonuclease yields the protein MDTFSSAVRSRIMARVRSQRNRSTELKIIEILKRGGLKGWRRNSPLHGKPDFIYPKQRIALFVDGCFWHGCPKCCRMPSAHRKYWVNKIERNKNRDKDVTKALKKKGWKVIRIWEHEISAAKIARKLNILSKYYKT from the coding sequence ATGGATACCTTCAGTAGTGCCGTGCGTTCTCGCATTATGGCACGCGTACGTTCACAGAGAAATAGGTCTACAGAGCTAAAAATTATTGAAATTTTAAAAAGAGGAGGGTTGAAAGGATGGAGAAGAAACTCTCCATTGCATGGCAAGCCTGACTTTATTTACCCGAAACAAAGAATCGCTCTTTTTGTAGATGGCTGTTTCTGGCATGGTTGTCCTAAATGTTGCCGTATGCCAAGCGCGCATCGCAAGTATTGGGTGAATAAAATTGAAAGAAATAAAAATAGAGATAAAGACGTTACAAAGGCGCTAAAGAAAAAAGGTTGGAAAGTAATAAGAATTTGGGAACACGAAATAAGCGCGGCAAAAATAGCTAGGAAATTAAATATCCTCAGCAAATATTATAAAACCTAA
- a CDS encoding LamG domain-containing protein translates to MVDFPTANAIDGSHNGEWDAFVCKFASTIPPPTPTPTPASCPCPDAEACYSFDEGNGNVAGDSSGNGHDGAVVGAVWTIGNDGSGLSSDGVDDEVSIPTMNSEEVSFGAWFYKNANDTKRHDFIFDGLRMHSDPQLREGFALKFLKRNPNVVGFAVVTQNASGMRKQRTVSYDLGNSVGGWNHVAGTYNKTTGEQKLYVNGQLVRMVRHPAGNSIVPLTSYPGMKIGNSLSKKGCFNGVIDGVCISHRALTEQEVLDIYNN, encoded by the coding sequence TTGGTTGACTTCCCAACGGCAAACGCCATCGATGGAAGCCATAATGGTGAATGGGATGCATTCGTGTGCAAATTCGCCTCTACGATACCCCCACCAACGCCGACACCAACTCCTGCATCATGTCCTTGTCCGGACGCAGAGGCATGCTATTCTTTTGACGAAGGGAATGGGAATGTGGCTGGCGACTCGTCGGGCAATGGCCATGACGGCGCGGTCGTTGGAGCGGTCTGGACTATCGGAAATGACGGCAGCGGTCTGAGTTCTGACGGGGTTGACGATGAGGTATCAATTCCGACCATGAACAGCGAGGAAGTCTCCTTTGGCGCATGGTTCTATAAGAATGCAAATGACACGAAGAGGCATGATTTTATCTTCGACGGATTGAGGATGCATTCTGATCCGCAATTACGTGAAGGATTTGCTCTTAAATTCTTAAAGAGAAATCCAAATGTAGTGGGTTTTGCTGTTGTAACACAAAATGCAAGCGGAATGCGAAAGCAGAGGACTGTATCATACGATCTGGGTAATTCCGTAGGTGGTTGGAATCATGTTGCAGGCACATACAACAAGACCACCGGCGAGCAGAAGTTGTATGTCAATGGGCAACTGGTCAGGATGGTAAGACACCCGGCGGGAAACAGCATCGTTCCGCTGACCTCTTATCCTGGCATGAAAATCGGGAATTCCTTGTCGAAGAAAGGTTGCTTCAATGGTGTCATCGATGGGGTTTGTATTTCTCATCGGGCATTGACCGAGCAGGAGGTGCTGGACATCTACAATAACTGA
- a CDS encoding transposase → MSAISPSGRMCFRLEKRKVNAQVLMEFLNQISVQHPRRKVAVIMDQAPCHVAKRIKALNEGSSKLRVFHLPPYSPDLNPDEKVWRHMKHVTLKNHQAQDKKQLGRLVIGALRKIQKNPELTKKFFENYLT, encoded by the coding sequence ATGTCGGCGATTTCGCCATCTGGCAGGATGTGTTTCCGTCTGGAGAAACGAAAAGTTAACGCCCAGGTTCTTATGGAATTTCTGAATCAAATTAGCGTGCAACATCCGCGGCGTAAGGTGGCGGTGATCATGGACCAAGCGCCTTGCCATGTTGCCAAAAGAATTAAAGCATTGAATGAGGGGTCATCGAAGCTACGCGTATTCCATCTGCCGCCGTATTCACCGGATCTGAATCCGGATGAAAAAGTTTGGCGGCATATGAAGCATGTCACGCTAAAGAATCACCAGGCACAGGACAAAAAACAACTTGGACGTTTAGTCATTGGAGCGCTTAGAAAAATACAGAAGAACCCTGAATTGACCAAGAAATTCTTTGAGAATTATTTAACATAA
- a CDS encoding Glu/Leu/Phe/Val dehydrogenase — MEKNDILFETALEQFDTVAEILQLEDEIRERMRFPKRSLIVSVPVRLDNGTVKVFRGYRVQHDITLGPSKGGIRYHPNVDLNEVSALAMLMTWKCALMHMPYGGAKGGVQCNPEEMSQNELERMTRRYTTEIVQIIGPDRDIPAPDLYTNSQTMAWMMDTYSVQQGNTVPGVVTGKPLLLGGSLGRAEGTGRGVAYMVIEAARVLYKELRGLRVAIQGMGNVGSVATRLLYDQGCNIVAVSDVSGGAYNPKGILVPYLMHHIKEHKHVVGLREADAITNEELFELDCDVIIPAAIEGQITETNADKVRAKIIVEGANGPTTPEADKILFDKKVFLVPDILANAGGVTVSYFEWVQDIQYYFWSEEDIQKKLKDVMVGTFNRVLALSNKQGVDLRTAALMLGIGRVADAKKLRGLYP, encoded by the coding sequence ATGGAAAAAAATGACATCCTTTTCGAAACAGCGCTCGAACAATTTGATACCGTTGCTGAAATACTGCAGTTAGAGGATGAAATCAGGGAACGCATGCGGTTTCCCAAACGATCCCTGATTGTTTCTGTGCCCGTAAGGCTGGACAACGGAACGGTAAAGGTTTTCAGGGGCTACCGGGTGCAGCACGATATTACCCTGGGACCATCCAAGGGCGGTATCCGTTACCATCCGAACGTCGATCTCAACGAAGTATCCGCGCTTGCCATGTTAATGACGTGGAAATGCGCCCTTATGCACATGCCGTACGGCGGCGCGAAGGGTGGCGTGCAATGCAATCCGGAAGAGATGTCGCAGAATGAACTTGAACGCATGACGCGGCGCTATACCACAGAAATTGTGCAAATCATCGGGCCGGACAGGGACATTCCTGCCCCTGATCTGTATACCAATTCCCAAACCATGGCCTGGATGATGGACACCTACAGCGTACAGCAAGGAAATACCGTTCCGGGCGTTGTTACCGGCAAGCCCCTGCTGCTGGGAGGGTCGCTGGGAAGGGCGGAAGGCACGGGGCGCGGGGTTGCCTATATGGTTATCGAGGCGGCGCGGGTTTTATACAAAGAGCTCCGCGGTTTGCGCGTGGCAATTCAGGGCATGGGAAATGTCGGCTCCGTGGCAACCAGACTCTTGTACGACCAAGGTTGCAATATTGTGGCCGTCAGTGACGTCAGCGGTGGCGCTTACAATCCGAAAGGCATTCTCGTCCCCTATCTCATGCATCATATCAAAGAACATAAACATGTTGTTGGACTGAGGGAAGCGGATGCAATTACCAATGAAGAGCTTTTTGAACTGGATTGCGACGTCATTATACCGGCAGCTATAGAGGGTCAGATTACCGAGACGAATGCGGATAAAGTGAGGGCCAAAATTATCGTGGAAGGGGCAAACGGTCCGACAACGCCTGAGGCCGATAAGATCCTCTTCGACAAAAAGGTATTTTTAGTCCCTGACATCCTTGCCAATGCCGGTGGCGTGACGGTGTCGTATTTTGAATGGGTGCAGGACATTCAGTATTATTTCTGGAGTGAAGAAGATATCCAGAAGAAGCTCAAAGACGTCATGGTCGGCACGTTCAACCGGGTGCTTGCACTATCCAATAAACAAGGCGTTGATTTGCGCACCGCCGCATTAATGCTGGGTATAGGACGTGTGGCAGATGCCAAGAAGTTGCGCGGATTATACCCTTAA
- the dcm gene encoding DNA (cytosine-5-)-methyltransferase, producing the protein MNTRNNHNCAGLRYIDLFCGIGGFRLAIEDVCRKNGVQAECVFSCEIDEECRKSYLANFSDLPHGDITQISEKAVPDHEILLAGFPYQPFSIIGKRKGFEDTRGTLFFDIARIIQAKQPTAFVLENVKLLSGHNQGKTLVTC; encoded by the coding sequence ATGAATACGCGGAATAACCATAATTGCGCAGGTTTGCGTTACATAGACTTATTCTGTGGAATCGGAGGATTTCGCCTTGCTATTGAAGATGTTTGTCGAAAAAATGGCGTCCAAGCAGAGTGCGTTTTTTCATGTGAAATTGACGAAGAATGCCGCAAGTCGTATTTGGCAAATTTCTCTGATTTACCTCATGGTGACATTACACAAATTTCCGAAAAGGCTGTTCCGGATCACGAAATTTTGCTCGCCGGCTTTCCATATCAACCTTTTAGCATTATTGGCAAAAGAAAGGGGTTTGAGGACACAAGAGGCACTTTGTTTTTTGATATTGCCCGAATAATACAGGCAAAACAACCGACTGCATTTGTGCTGGAAAACGTTAAACTTCTTTCTGGGCATAATCAAGGAAAGACCTTGGTGACATGTTAA
- a CDS encoding site-2 protease family protein, which yields MNATLAQSSWKVAKIMGIPIRVHFSWFIVFGLITWSLSTRYFPKAAPDLPAATYWIKSVLAALLLFASVAFHELSHSYIAKKYRVSVTGITLFIFGGVAQMKGEPPHPRAEFRIAIAGPLSSFLLSGLFFLVSENTSGGSRALFSYLMRVNLILGAFNLIPGFPMDGGRILRAALWSRTKDFFYATQKASIFGQRIALFFLLFGLFSIFSGSSGGLWLLLIGWFLYMAAQSSQQQSTLQEALLTIKVKNVMATDIVTIDSSIPLEEAVDKYFLRYGYGGFPVTDNGKFLGMITLKEIKNVSRTDWREVKVSDILIPHDNKWEMTPDSDVMKALELMIKEDKGRLVVMKNEKIVGLITRNGIARYLQIMGK from the coding sequence ATGAACGCAACATTAGCTCAGAGTTCGTGGAAAGTTGCTAAGATCATGGGGATACCCATACGGGTGCATTTCTCGTGGTTTATTGTCTTTGGTCTGATAACATGGTCGTTGTCCACTCGTTATTTCCCAAAAGCGGCACCCGATCTTCCGGCGGCAACCTACTGGATTAAGAGTGTGCTTGCGGCCTTGCTGCTCTTTGCCTCCGTTGCGTTTCATGAGCTCTCCCATTCGTATATTGCAAAAAAATACCGCGTTTCTGTTACCGGCATTACCCTGTTTATTTTCGGAGGTGTTGCACAGATGAAAGGAGAACCGCCGCATCCCCGGGCGGAGTTCAGGATCGCAATCGCCGGACCTCTTTCAAGCTTTCTCCTGTCGGGTCTTTTTTTCCTCGTATCTGAAAATACGTCCGGTGGATCAAGGGCGCTCTTTTCTTACCTTATGCGAGTTAATCTTATCCTCGGCGCTTTCAATCTTATTCCGGGTTTTCCGATGGACGGCGGAAGGATACTCAGGGCAGCACTATGGAGCAGGACAAAGGATTTTTTTTATGCTACCCAAAAGGCGTCCATCTTCGGGCAACGAATCGCCTTGTTCTTTCTCCTTTTTGGTTTATTTTCAATTTTTTCAGGTTCTTCCGGTGGATTGTGGCTGCTGCTTATCGGATGGTTCCTCTACATGGCGGCTCAGTCAAGCCAGCAACAGTCAACCCTTCAGGAAGCGCTCTTGACTATCAAGGTCAAAAACGTTATGGCGACAGATATAGTAACCATTGATTCCTCCATTCCTCTTGAGGAGGCAGTCGACAAATATTTTCTGAGATACGGCTACGGTGGATTCCCTGTCACGGACAACGGAAAATTTCTGGGCATGATAACCCTTAAGGAGATCAAAAATGTCAGTCGGACAGATTGGAGGGAAGTAAAGGTTTCGGACATTCTGATTCCCCACGACAATAAATGGGAAATGACTCCTGATTCTGATGTCATGAAGGCGCTTGAATTGATGATTAAAGAGGACAAGGGAAGGCTTGTCGTTATGAAAAATGAAAAAATCGTCGGGCTCATTACGAGGAACGGTATTGCACGGTATTTACAGATTATGGGGAAATAA
- a CDS encoding CNNM domain-containing protein gives MEMAFASANVPLLREMASKGNTSAKIFIHLKGRPERTFAVIQIGITLVGISSAAVGGAEVKTSILPYIRDLFHVSGAFAEILGIVFFIIPFTFFTVIIGELVPKAIAIRYPEEVSLFSSRLLTLMTKIASPLVHILEKSTVKLLFLIGIRHSPPSEETVPDLPLKSLHPFHRDYILNLFALRFKKASDVMLPFHKVVAIHSSMGKEEILKIIIACGHTRIPVVSDETEPRVVGILHTKEFVAMMDTKTEFSLTSLLRKPYFIDANESILRILKNFQGNRIHMAIVLRDTRPIGIISLEDIIEEVVGEIYDEDDDGIVKRIWNQRISTRRQ, from the coding sequence ATGGAAATGGCGTTTGCCTCTGCCAATGTACCCCTTTTACGGGAAATGGCCTCGAAAGGTAATACCTCTGCAAAGATATTTATTCATCTCAAAGGACGCCCGGAAAGAACTTTTGCCGTTATTCAGATAGGTATCACGCTGGTGGGAATATCGTCTGCGGCAGTAGGCGGCGCCGAAGTTAAGACATCTATCCTTCCATACATCAGGGACCTTTTCCATGTTTCCGGTGCCTTTGCTGAAATTCTTGGGATCGTATTTTTCATCATTCCATTTACCTTTTTTACGGTTATTATTGGCGAACTCGTACCCAAAGCTATTGCAATCCGTTATCCGGAAGAAGTGTCTTTGTTCTCCAGTCGTTTGTTAACCCTTATGACAAAGATTGCTTCACCTTTGGTCCATATCCTGGAAAAATCGACAGTAAAGCTGCTTTTCCTTATAGGGATCCGCCACAGTCCTCCTTCTGAAGAAACGGTTCCAGATTTGCCTCTGAAATCATTGCATCCGTTTCACAGAGATTACATTTTAAATTTATTTGCACTGCGTTTTAAGAAGGCATCTGATGTTATGCTTCCTTTTCATAAAGTTGTTGCCATTCACAGCTCTATGGGCAAAGAGGAAATATTAAAAATCATCATTGCCTGTGGGCATACCAGGATTCCCGTCGTCTCTGACGAAACCGAGCCACGAGTAGTTGGTATCCTCCACACAAAGGAATTTGTGGCCATGATGGACACCAAAACAGAATTTTCTTTAACTAGCTTACTCCGTAAACCGTATTTTATCGATGCTAATGAATCCATTCTCAGGATACTCAAGAATTTCCAGGGGAATCGAATCCACATGGCCATAGTGCTCCGGGATACCAGGCCCATAGGCATCATATCATTAGAAGATATTATAGAAGAGGTTGTCGGTGAAATTTATGATGAAGACGATGATGGAATCGTAAAAAGGATATGGAATCAACGAATCAGCACAAGAAGGCAGTAA
- a CDS encoding glycine--tRNA ligase subunit alpha, with protein MTFQEIILKLQNYWADYGCVLWQPYDMEKGAGTFNPATFLRALGPEPWKCAYVEPSRRPTDGRYGENPNRLQHYYQFQVIIKPAPDDAQDIYLNSLRFLGIDLVKHDVRFVEDDWESPTLGATGLGWEVWLDGMEVTQFTYFQQVGGFELEPITLELTYGLERIAMFIQEKESVFDLEWVKGYTYGDIHKQDEVQFSTYNFKVADTTMLFQLFDAYEKECQRLLKEDLVLPAYDYVLKCSHTFNLLDARGAIGVTQRTGYIGRVRNLARRCAESYVQLRETLHWPLLKEFKAKKYEYAE; from the coding sequence ATGACCTTTCAGGAAATTATCTTAAAACTGCAAAATTACTGGGCTGATTACGGCTGTGTACTCTGGCAACCCTATGATATGGAAAAGGGCGCCGGCACGTTTAATCCTGCAACATTCCTGAGGGCGCTGGGTCCTGAACCGTGGAAATGCGCTTATGTAGAACCCTCACGGCGTCCAACTGATGGCAGATACGGAGAAAATCCCAACCGATTACAACATTACTATCAATTCCAGGTAATCATAAAACCCGCCCCTGATGATGCGCAGGATATTTATTTAAACAGCTTGCGGTTTTTAGGCATTGATCTGGTGAAACACGATGTGCGGTTTGTCGAAGATGACTGGGAATCCCCTACCCTGGGCGCTACGGGACTTGGCTGGGAGGTATGGCTGGACGGCATGGAGGTTACGCAGTTTACCTATTTTCAACAGGTAGGCGGTTTTGAACTTGAACCAATCACCCTTGAGCTTACTTACGGACTCGAACGCATCGCCATGTTCATCCAGGAAAAAGAATCGGTATTCGATCTTGAATGGGTCAAGGGCTACACTTACGGCGATATCCACAAGCAGGACGAAGTCCAGTTTTCCACCTATAATTTTAAAGTTGCAGACACGACCATGCTTTTCCAGCTCTTTGATGCATACGAAAAGGAATGCCAGCGACTGCTCAAAGAAGACCTGGTGTTGCCCGCCTATGATTACGTTTTAAAGTGCTCACACACGTTTAATCTGTTGGATGCCCGCGGGGCTATCGGAGTCACCCAGCGTACTGGTTATATCGGAAGGGTAAGAAACCTCGCCCGACGCTGTGCCGAAAGTTACGTCCAGTTGCGCGAGACGCTGCATTGGCCGCTACTAAAGGAATTCAAGGCGAAAAAATATGAATACGCGGAATAA
- a CDS encoding restriction endonuclease — protein sequence MGGIRPSVDANKNLNHLVILTTTEQYAKNIAENPYHDRIENNILIYTAQGRTGDQEISGRNKRIIEQYSAPIPFYGFSNEGRQKYTFPGLLELLRHFQEYQIDKKNILRKVWVFEFYIHDEIPTVPIQNAKDLIVAIFKESRKIREIEREEREVILSEVQQKVYETANCETEEIRSYLLRINPYRFEFLVKDVVASNGFINVTVTTPSQDGGIDVNGYVAESNYFFSRTHVQFQVKRWRHSVGSVEINNFRGALHTTAKGIFVTTSHFTKAAMQEAEHSVKPCISLIDGFRFSKLIKDTGININKYL from the coding sequence TTGGGTGGTATTCGTCCTTCTGTTGATGCAAACAAGAATCTTAACCATCTTGTTATATTAACTACAACAGAGCAGTATGCGAAAAACATAGCAGAAAATCCTTACCATGACAGGATCGAAAACAACATACTAATTTACACGGCGCAAGGAAGAACTGGCGATCAAGAAATCAGCGGTAGGAACAAAAGGATTATTGAACAATACTCTGCGCCAATTCCTTTTTATGGCTTTTCAAACGAAGGAAGACAAAAATATACATTTCCTGGATTGCTTGAGCTTCTTCGCCATTTCCAAGAATATCAGATAGACAAAAAGAATATCTTAAGAAAGGTTTGGGTTTTCGAATTTTACATTCATGACGAAATACCAACAGTTCCTATCCAAAATGCAAAAGACTTAATTGTTGCAATATTTAAGGAATCAAGAAAAATCCGCGAAATAGAGAGAGAAGAAAGAGAAGTCATTTTATCTGAAGTTCAACAAAAAGTTTATGAAACTGCAAATTGTGAAACAGAAGAAATTCGTTCTTATCTTCTTCGTATTAATCCGTATCGTTTTGAATTTCTTGTAAAAGATGTAGTTGCGTCGAATGGTTTTATAAATGTTACCGTGACGACTCCTTCACAAGATGGAGGGATTGATGTAAATGGATATGTTGCAGAATCTAATTACTTTTTCTCTAGGACGCATGTTCAATTCCAGGTAAAACGTTGGCGTCATTCTGTGGGCAGTGTCGAAATTAACAATTTCAGAGGTGCGCTGCACACAACCGCAAAAGGGATATTTGTGACTACAAGCCACTTTACGAAGGCTGCAATGCAAGAGGCAGAACATTCTGTCAAACCTTGCATTTCACTTATCGATGGATTTAGGTTTTCAAAACTCATAAAAGACACTGGAATAAACATAAACAAATATCTGTGA
- a CDS encoding MFS transporter: MEARHSKQQERIAVRRSLRYSIKDGVAFAATTGFGDNYLNPFAVALDASAFQIGLLSSASQFVPSLAQFKVADLTERFGSRKKVIVRSVFIHAFLLLPIALIPFLPEFVRVYALIGLCTLYVSFASFAGPAWGSLMANLVPERKRGAFFSRRGRLISLVMVVSSFLAGYILHFFQKQNLFGFTIIFLVAMISRYISCYFLSRMYEPPLEIKREHYFSLGEFLRRLNVGNFGKYVIFHSCFSFAVFIASPFFPVFMLRDLGFSYITYTIVTTTVPLASILAVSYWGQRADALGNRQIIWICSLVISVLPAMWLISQQIYFLIIIQILAGIFWAGFNLCSSNFIYDSVIPEKRTRCIAYFNTLNGFSICAGNLLGGFLATHLPSFFGYRLLALFAVSSLLRILTATLLLKRVKEIRKMDIAVAR; encoded by the coding sequence ATGGAAGCGCGGCACAGTAAGCAACAGGAAAGAATTGCCGTCAGAAGGAGTCTGAGGTATTCTATCAAGGACGGAGTGGCATTTGCCGCAACGACAGGATTTGGCGACAATTACCTCAATCCCTTTGCCGTAGCGCTGGACGCAAGCGCTTTCCAGATCGGGCTCTTAAGCTCCGCATCCCAGTTCGTTCCCTCACTAGCTCAGTTCAAGGTCGCCGACCTTACGGAACGGTTTGGCAGCCGAAAGAAGGTGATCGTACGGTCGGTCTTCATCCATGCCTTTCTGTTGCTGCCTATCGCACTGATCCCCTTTCTGCCGGAGTTTGTGCGGGTGTATGCCCTCATAGGTCTGTGCACCTTGTACGTCTCGTTTGCTTCGTTTGCCGGACCCGCCTGGGGTTCTCTCATGGCGAACCTCGTGCCTGAACGCAAAAGAGGCGCATTTTTCAGCAGGCGCGGGCGGCTGATTAGCCTGGTTATGGTCGTCAGCTCTTTTCTTGCCGGATACATACTGCATTTTTTTCAGAAACAAAACCTGTTCGGCTTTACGATCATATTTCTTGTTGCCATGATTTCACGATACATCTCATGCTATTTCCTGAGCAGGATGTATGAGCCTCCCCTGGAGATAAAGCGCGAGCATTATTTCTCCCTGGGAGAGTTTTTGCGGAGGTTGAACGTCGGAAATTTCGGGAAGTATGTGATCTTTCACAGTTGTTTTAGTTTTGCCGTATTTATCGCCTCCCCCTTTTTTCCTGTATTCATGCTCCGGGATTTGGGCTTTTCCTACATTACCTACACCATCGTTACTACCACCGTCCCCCTGGCGAGTATCCTGGCGGTGAGCTATTGGGGGCAACGCGCTGACGCCCTGGGAAACCGGCAGATTATCTGGATATGCAGCCTTGTCATATCAGTACTACCCGCCATGTGGTTGATTTCCCAGCAGATATATTTTCTGATTATCATTCAAATCCTGGCGGGAATCTTCTGGGCGGGGTTTAATCTCTGTTCCTCCAATTTCATCTATGACTCGGTGATCCCTGAAAAACGAACCCGCTGCATCGCATACTTTAACACCCTGAACGGGTTTTCCATTTGCGCCGGCAACCTGCTGGGCGGTTTTCTTGCAACCCACCTTCCCTCCTTCTTCGGATATCGGTTGCTTGCCCTGTTTGCCGTCTCATCCCTCCTGAGAATTCTGACTGCAACCCTCCTGCTGAAACGGGTCAAAGAGATACGGAAGATGGACATCGCCGTGGCAAGATAG
- a CDS encoding transposase, with the protein MSFIRRIKRGASIYLAEVENVRVGGKVIQKHIRYVGKEVADTPILTGSVANSTIDRVTIYGPLLMLDEIARQIDLSGILGEYGDYLLSLAYAHCISPDSLTGMADWYQKTEMGSLLSLSDVTYKKLIEAIDSVEGMKGAEIQGQIFGRLKESLNLSAKGYFYDITSIYFYGVCCPLAKRGHNAEGRKERQIQVGLAVTQGERIPIFHKVFEGNIFDARTLPDILLHLRGQHIKDICIVWDRGVSSQLNIKEAKEMGFEVLCGLALKGDLKKVADHVLGEDIISMKQRVRLQNATFYVKKKRYRIDGIDGYLAVCLNEKEKQAIRERRYDEIDHALQQIGQNKDIREGLKKYISGNKANYKSLTLAGRYDGISVIFSARNLSEKDMIRGYFEKDTVEKSFRCMKSLLEMDKVRFWLTNRVKGHIFVCYLAYLLLSVLEYRLKKIGIKATEAIETMESMCRVYITDPKSKNRFVKTVTLSKKQEDILREINPHLLTKCNV; encoded by the coding sequence ATGAGCTTTATACGGAGGATAAAACGAGGAGCCTCAATTTACCTAGCCGAGGTAGAAAATGTAAGAGTAGGCGGCAAGGTTATCCAGAAGCATATCCGGTATGTGGGTAAAGAAGTAGCTGATACACCGATTTTAACAGGGTCGGTGGCGAATTCCACGATAGATCGGGTGACAATCTATGGTCCCTTATTGATGTTAGACGAGATCGCAAGACAAATTGATTTATCTGGTATATTGGGGGAATATGGGGACTATTTGTTGAGCTTGGCCTATGCTCATTGCATTTCGCCAGATAGTTTAACGGGGATGGCAGATTGGTATCAGAAGACCGAGATGGGTAGTCTTCTTTCTCTTTCCGATGTTACGTACAAGAAATTGATCGAGGCAATCGATTCGGTAGAGGGGATGAAAGGGGCGGAGATTCAAGGGCAAATATTTGGACGTTTAAAAGAGAGTTTAAATCTATCGGCGAAAGGGTATTTTTACGATATTACGAGCATCTATTTTTACGGGGTATGTTGTCCTCTGGCCAAGCGCGGGCATAATGCGGAGGGGAGGAAGGAACGGCAAATTCAGGTTGGATTAGCGGTAACGCAGGGGGAAAGGATTCCAATATTTCACAAAGTATTTGAGGGAAACATCTTTGATGCGAGGACACTGCCGGACATTCTTCTTCATCTTAGAGGTCAGCATATCAAGGACATCTGTATTGTATGGGACCGAGGAGTTTCTTCTCAATTGAACATCAAAGAAGCCAAAGAGATGGGATTTGAAGTGTTATGTGGGCTAGCGTTGAAAGGAGATTTAAAGAAGGTTGCCGATCACGTTCTGGGGGAGGATATCATCTCCATGAAGCAGAGAGTAAGACTTCAGAATGCCACCTTCTATGTGAAGAAGAAACGGTACCGGATAGACGGGATTGATGGATATCTTGCCGTTTGTCTTAACGAGAAAGAAAAGCAGGCGATTCGCGAGAGGAGATATGACGAGATTGATCATGCCCTCCAACAGATCGGTCAGAACAAGGATATCCGCGAGGGGCTGAAGAAATATATAAGCGGGAATAAGGCCAATTACAAGTCTTTGACATTGGCAGGGCGCTATGACGGAATATCGGTAATCTTCTCGGCGAGGAATCTCAGTGAAAAAGATATGATCAGGGGGTATTTTGAAAAAGATACCGTAGAGAAATCCTTCCGATGTATGAAAAGCCTTTTAGAAATGGACAAGGTAAGGTTCTGGCTAACTAATCGAGTCAAGGGACATATTTTTGTTTGCTATCTCGCCTATTTACTTCTCTCTGTCCTTGAATACAGACTTAAGAAAATAGGAATAAAGGCAACTGAGGCAATAGAAACCATGGAGTCGATGTGTCGAGTGTACATCACCGATCCAAAATCAAAAAACAGATTCGTAAAAACAGTAACTCTGAGTAAAAAACAAGAAGACATCCTAAGGGAAATTAATCCGCATCTCTTGACAAAGTGTAATGTGTAA
- a CDS encoding IS630 family transposase: protein MKDDGRKLSREVLESYRIRAITLRDKMHYSVKEIGEIFGIKYESVSRWFSQYRRGGIEALKERKAKGKARIVNADDLRWLQSVLQNVATKYGFSTPLWTGTYVRILFRRERKVNLDRSTIWRYLVRLGLSFQKPEKRYSQQDMDLVKTWISKEWPEIQKWAQKNRAIIYFEDESGVSLAPVIGKTWAPIGETPVVRVTGKRAAFWPCRRFRHLAGCVSVWRNEKLTPRFLWNF, encoded by the coding sequence ATGAAAGATGACGGAAGGAAGCTGTCAAGGGAGGTATTGGAGTCTTATCGAATCCGGGCGATCACGCTCAGGGATAAGATGCATTATTCCGTTAAAGAAATAGGCGAGATATTTGGCATTAAGTATGAAAGTGTCTCAAGGTGGTTCTCTCAATACCGTCGTGGTGGTATAGAGGCGCTTAAGGAACGCAAAGCAAAGGGCAAGGCGCGAATTGTAAATGCGGATGATTTAAGATGGTTGCAAAGTGTTTTGCAGAATGTCGCGACAAAATATGGTTTTTCGACTCCGCTGTGGACCGGAACATATGTTAGAATTCTTTTCCGGCGAGAACGAAAAGTGAATTTGGATCGCAGCACAATATGGCGATATCTGGTTCGGTTGGGTTTGAGTTTTCAAAAGCCGGAAAAACGTTATTCACAGCAAGACATGGATTTGGTAAAGACATGGATTAGCAAGGAGTGGCCTGAAATTCAGAAGTGGGCTCAGAAAAACCGGGCTATTATCTATTTTGAGGATGAGTCGGGCGTTTCCCTTGCGCCTGTTATTGGAAAAACATGGGCTCCGATAGGAGAAACCCCCGTTGTGCGTGTGACCGGGAAACGGGCGGCGTTTTGGCCATGTCGGCGATTTCGCCATCTGGCAGGATGTGTTTCCGTCTGGAGAAACGAAAAGTTAACGCCCAGGTTCTTATGGAATTTCTGA